Genomic DNA from Triticum dicoccoides isolate Atlit2015 ecotype Zavitan chromosome 4B, WEW_v2.0, whole genome shotgun sequence:
aacttttcaaatgttttagacttatgtttcattaagtagatatacccatatctgctcaaatcatctgtgaaggtgagaaaataacgataccggccgcgagcctcaatgttcattggaccacacacatcagtatgtatgatttccaacaaatctgttgctcactccatagttccagaggacggcgttttagtcatcttgcccatgaggcacggttcgtaagtaccaagtgattcataatcaagtgattccagaagtccataagtatggagtttcttcatgcgctttacaccaatatgacccaaacggcagtgccacgaataagttgcactatcattatcaactctgcatcttttggcttcaacattatgaatatgtgtaccactactatcgagatttaataaaaaaatagaccactcttcaagggtgcatgaccataaaagatattactcatataaatagaacaaccattattctctgatttaaatgaataaccgtctcgcatcaaacaagatccagagataatgttcatgcttaacgctggcaccaaataacaattatttaggtctaaaactaatcccgaaggtagatgtagaggtagcgtaccgactgcgatcacatcgactttgaaaccatttcccacgcgcatcgtcacctcgtccttagccaatcttcgcttaatccgtagtccctgttttcagttgaaaatattagcaacagaaccagtatcaaatacccaggtgctactgcgagcattactaaggtacacatcaataacatgtatatcacatatacctttgttcaccttcccatccttcttatccaccaaatacttggggcagttccgcttccagtgaccagtctacttgcagtagaagcactcagtctcaggcttaggtccagatttgggtttcttctcttgagcagcaacttgtttgccgttcttcttgaagttccccttcttctttcctttaccctttttcttgaaactggtggtcttattgaccatcaacacttgatgctcctttttgatttctacctctgcagcttttagaattgcgaagagctcgggaatagtcttgttcatcccttgcatattatagttcataacaaagctcttgtagcttggtggcagtgatttaagAATTCTATGAATGACACTATcgtcgggaagattaactcccagttgaatcaagtgattattatacccagacattttgagtatatgttcactgacagaaatattctcttccatcttgcagctatagaacttattggagacttcatatctctcaatccgggcatttgcttgaaatattaacttcaaatcctagaacatctcatatgctccatgacgttcaaaacgtcgttgaagtcccggttctaagccgtaaagcatggcacactgaactatcaagtagtcatcagctttgctctgccagactttcttaacgtcgtcagttgcatctgcagcaggcctggcacccagtggtgcttccaggatgtaattcttctgtgcagcaatgaggataatcctcaagttacagaccctgtccgtgtaattgctaccatcatctttcaacttagctttctcaaggaacgcattcaaattcaacggaacaacagcacgagccatctatctacaacaaacatagacaagcaaaatactatcaggtactaagttcatgataaatttaagttcaattaatcatattacttaagaactcccacttagatagacatccctctaatcatctaagtgatcacgtgatgcaaatcaactaaaccatgtccgatcatcacgtgagatggagtagttttgaatggtgagcACCCTGTCCAATTTCTCATAAGTTGGAACCGACAAAGAGTTTGCCCATGTAAATTGTCTCCCAGTGAGGTTAATTCCCCTCAAGTCAAGACAATCAATAATCATGTTGAACATAAATGACCATCTTCCATCGAAGTTGTCATTATTTTTCACTTCTTGCCTTCTAATTATGTTAAAGTCCCCGCCCCCACAAGGATAGGAAGCCTTTCATCACCACAGACTCTCACCAGATCTCCGAGAAAATCAGGCTTAAACTCAGGTTGGGCTGCACCATATACATCCACCAGAGCCCATCGAAAGCCATCAATCTTCGACCTCACCCGAAGTTTCAAAGCTAAATCTTCATACACCACATTTACCACTTTTAGCGACTCACACTTAACCCCATGTAGTATCCCTCCAGAACTACCTCTTGGGGGCAAACAATGCCAGTCAAACTCAACTCCCCCTGAAATGCTACCGAAGAATTGAGGCGTAAAATTATCTCTGCCCATCTCTAGTAGAGCCATAAAATCTAATCTATGCGCTATCGATGCTTCCGCAAGAACCCTTTCAtttttcatcatggaattttttattTTGTCTTACTCTCACACTCCTACAGACTGCTGAAGTAGGATAAATCTTCCTCTTCCAGGAACGTTTTGGTTTATCCTCCCGAACCTCGAGGTTTTCATCAGTTGAGCCAGGAAAATCGATATTCTTTGGCTACAGACAGGCCATATACCCCACTGAGGGTGtggcctcctcctgctcctcctcctctaaTTCCGAAGTTGGGAACGAGATCCTCACAAAGACTTTGTAGCGAAGTTACCCCAAGACTATCAATATCCGACTCGTTCATAGGTTTCACTGCATCAATATTCCGGATTAATTCTAAGGCTCTATCAGCTTCTAGGTCTAACGGATCATCAACTGATTTTGCAATTTCTTTTCCGTGGCTAACAAGAGAAATCCCTAAGTTGCTGGCATTATTGATAATTTGTGGATCTGGAAAATTAAGAACGGAATAACTGGTATTTACTGACATACCTGTAGTCGGTTCGACGTCTCGAAGCTTGGCGGCCTGCATAGCTCGCCCCAACTGCAGGTCGTCCGCATCCGGCTGGGCCTGAATCCGGTGACTTAAGCGCCTGTCACCGGACGTCAGGTCCTGAATCCGCCATAAGAGATCACCTCCTCCATGGTGACCTCAACTGGGGTTTTGGCCTCCTTTCATATGCCCAACTAAAGCTAACACGGGGGTGAGAGGTTGGATAGGGTGCTTGGGCCCCACCAAGACGACACCCCCTCCCGTCGGTGGCGATTTCCTCACATCAGACATCCCCTTCTCAGCTAACTGAGGGTAAGCCACCTGCTGAGTCGATGGGCATGGAGACACCGGTCGTGAATGTGGAGAGGACCCTCGGGCCTACTGCCCAAGGGTCTCCACCATCTCTACAGGCGGCGAAGACCACGTATCCTGCTCAACCAAATCCTCAATCTTGACTCGGTCCCCCCAAAGGCGACTGGGCGCAGATGCCGGCTTGAAGGAAGCAAAATGAAGCGAAGCAACCGCGCGTGGATGAAGGGGCTGTTCTGGCTTGGTGGCGCTGGGTGGCCGGCGGCGCGACcctggcccagatctgggcccttttgggcccaatctgggtcctagcgggccggcACCGGCGTGGCTTCATTGCCTCCGGCATGGTGAAGTGGAGGGGTGGCTCGGACAGGGAGCAGCGACGCTGACGGCATGCCTTCTGCAGTGCGACGGTGGAGCTTTACGGGCATTTGAGGGCCTGGCCGGGCCTGTAGGTCCATCGGCCTGGTATGCTCCTACTGTTGCGTCCTATCGGATCCCGTTGGTGACGGTGGTGGTTGGGCCCTCCCGCGTGCTGATGGTGCTGCTGCTCCAAGTCCCAGCTTCTCTTCTTCGCCGTTCAGGTCCCACTTCACGGTGTTGTGGTGAGATAGTGTGGGAGACTCAAGACCGTATTGGCGCAGGGTGAGGGACGACATGGTGGCATGCTTCGGAGCACCCGGGTGATGGTTGGGACCGGGAGAAATCCCAGTCGGCCTGGCCTACTCCGATGCGGTGGCCCCTGagggtgccgccggaccttcctAGAGGGCGTTGGGTGTCACCCTTCCTTCCTCCTtgccgtgtaccgggggaaacccttgcagCTGGGTCGTCATCATCGCGTTCTTTCCTGGAGGTGTTGTGTGGTACCGGCGATTTGGAGTCAGAGATTGGTGGAAGATCCCGGTGGGCGCAGCGGTCGCGATGATtcttcttcgtttttgttgatctGTCGTTGTTAGAATTTGTTTCTTTTATATTTTCTCTTTCGTTTCTTTTAGGCGTGCATGTACTGCTTCCGGTCTAGTACCTATCGTGGGTTGTATCGgtgatggttgctttgtaatacaaagcggggggaaaccctattTCGAGATGAAGGGGTTGTCCCCTTATCTGTCAGTGTCCCCTTGGACCAAGCACTCCACGGGATGTCACCACCAAGCGTTGCTCTTGTGATGTTTCAGTGCACTGCATAAGAAACTTTTTTAgcctttttttggaaaaggagacaGAGCCTctggcctctgcatcaatcgatgcatgcagccatcttattaaagAAATAGTTTCGAAGTCTTAGAGACACAAGTAGCCAAAATCATAgtgcaaaaacaaaacaaagaaaagtGCCACATCCGGCGAAACAAACCAGGCTGCGATGCCAATACACCTAGCCTATTATCAGCACGCCATCCAAATCGGCTGAAGATAGCCCGTGCTACCGTCTCCAATGGCTGCACCCAATACCCAAAAGCTCCTTGGAGTCCACAAGAGTGAGTAAATGACCACATACGGATCGATGATGTAGCTCTGTAGATTACCTGCAAAAAATTCGTGAAGTTTGTTCCATTAAAAACCACATCATTTCTAGTATTCCATATCGCCCATAGCAATGCACATATCCCTATCCGAATATGTTTCGCTGTATGTAACTCTACCCCAttgagccacgtcccaaataacgtgtttacGCTCGTTGGTGGGGTGGACGCTAAATGCTATATGAGTTGAGCGCCATAGTAATTTTGCAAGAGGgcaatcgagaaagaggtgtttaatCGTCTCATTGCGGTCACAAAAGCAACATCTGTTATTACCTATCCAGTTTCTTTTAAGAAAATTGTGTTTGGTCAAAATGACTCCCTCATGAACGAACCACATGAAAATCTTAGTTAACAGTATCTTGTACAGTGCGAGCAAAATATCACAATGGTGGCGAGAAGAGTTAACTGATGGTTTTGAACAAATTAAGGATCAACAAAGGGAAGTGCCAAGGTCTGAATTTTGCAGAACAGAGCGGAGGCGAAGATGTAACCAAGAGAGACTATTCTATTCATTTTAGATTATTCTGATTTGTATAACTTTGTAGCACTGTACTTGCTATGTCCAATGTGTATATATATGTACTGGTGATTTCTGAATGTTCAATGAATTATTTGAGTGCGATGGACATGCCTGAGATATAAAACGGCGCCTGCTGCTATGCTAAACAAAGAAACAAACGACTCTGGTTACCGAAGAGAGACCATAGACTCAGACATGGTACATGCTACCAAACATGAATACAACTCTAGCAAGTATATCAACTACTCCTACATTATATTGGTAACTACAGCATAAAATAAAGAGTGGCGAGAATGAGGTAAAGGGGTTAAAGCAGGACATGAGATGCCCTTTTCCGCCGCGTGGATGTCGAACATAGAGCACACGCGCGCTTTGTGTATAAATACAGCTCTATACGGGCCGTACATCTCAGCTGCGAGCATATCAGCCGATTCTTCTTGCACCGTTGGTACTGCGTACACGTCAACAATGGCGTCCACGGCGGCGACGGAGAGATCCGTAATCCTTCCACCACACTTTGTTCTCGTCCCGCTCATCGGGCAGGGCCACACCATCCCCATGTCGGACCTTGCCTGCCTCCTCGCCGGACGCGGTGCGAGAGTGAGCCTCGTCACCACGCCCGTCAACGCCGCGCGCCTGGGGGGACTAGCCGACAGGGCACGGCGCGCCATGCTGCCCCTGGAGATAGTCGAGCTCCCGTTCCCGCCGGCCGACGATGGACTGCCCACTGGGAGCACCGCCAGCGTCGACAGCTTCCTCCGGTTGTTCTTGGACCTTTACAGGCTCACCGGGCCGCTCGAGGCCTACGTGCGTGCGCTGCCGCGGCACCCAAGCTGCATCATCTCCGACGCCTGCAATCCGTGGACGGCCGGCGTCGCAAGGAGCGTCGGGGTCCCGCGGCTCTTCTTCCACGTGCCTTCCGTCTTCTACTCGCTCTGCGACCTGAACGTCGCAACGTATGGTCAGGGCGACCATGACGTGTCGTATGTCGTGCCGGGCATGCCGGTGCGTGTAGAGATGACCAAGGAGACATGGTCGTCCTCCTTCTATACCACGCCTGAGTGGAAGGAGTTCACCAAGGAGGCGCGGGAGGCCATGCGCTCGGCCGACGGCGCCGTGATGAACACCTTCCTGGGCATCGAGCAACAGTTCGTCGCGTCCTACGAGGCAGCACTGGGTAAGCCGGTGTGGGCGCTCGGGCCCTTCTGCCTTGGTAACAGGCGGGAAGAGGAGGCCGTCCACCAGAGCCCGGTCACCGCTTGGCTTGACAAGATGGACCAGAACACGGTAATTTATGTCAATTTTGGCAGCCTCGTGCGGATGCCTCCCAAGCAGCTGTACGAGGTTGGACACGGCCTCGAGGACTCTAGGAAGCCGTTCCTTTGGGTGGTGCAGGAATCCGAGACGGCGTTGCCAGAAGCGCAAGAGTGGCTCCAAGCCCTGGAGGCACGAACGGCAGGGCAGGGGCTCATATTGCGTTGTTGGGCGCCTCAACTCGCCATCATGTCGCACCGTGCCGTAGGCGGCTTCATGACCCACTGCGGGTGGAACTCCCTGCTAGAGTCCATCGCGCACGGCGTGCCTGTCATGACGTGGCCTCACTTCAGCGACCAGTTCCTCAACGAGAGGCTGGTCGTGGAAGTACTTGGGGTCGGCGTGCCCTTGATGCCGTCCGGTAAGGACACGGCCGTGGTGCGGGGGCACATTGCGCGAGCTGTGTCAGAGCTGATGGGCGATGGGGCGGTggcagaggagaggaggagaaaatGCAAGGATTACGGGGAGAGAGCTCATGTAGCCGTAGCGAAAGGAGGATCGTCGCATGAAAACCTGGCGCGGCTATTACAGAGCTTCATGCCGAGTGGCGGCAAGGAAATGTAGATTTCCCAACGTTCGGTTTCATCATTTTGTAGCATGTAATCCATGCATTGTGAGTTATGTTCGCGATTTGGCTGTTATTTCAGCTTTCACCTAGGCTGGCTCATGGCCGTGATTTCTTCATCGGATGGCATGAACAAACGGTATCATATGGCGGTGTCTATGGGCCGTGGGAAGGCGCAGACCATAACTCGGTCCTGCCCTGAATAATAGGCTGTTTTCAATTAGACTTTAAGAGTAACCAGAAGTATACCCACTCATTGTAGGACAGATACTATACATTATGTCTTCAAAATAAATATGTAAAATTCAGTTGATCATACTCGAGATCCTAGATTTAATAGACATGAGATGAGTGTGTATTGTATATTATTAATGTGAACAATTGGATTGTTTAAGTAAGGCTGCTCacaatggggagtaacttagactagcagTAACATACATACGTCACCGGGTTATCTTACCACCTCTATAGTGGGTAGTAACAAATGTGTAGTTTCAGACAACACTCTATTTATTATGGTCTAGACTCATTTTGACTTGATACATGTGATGTTAtgctaacatattatgttaccacaatctTCTCTTTCCTCGTTAAGTaagtgccacatcatctattttgcatAGGTATATGTGACGTTACCAATCATGTTAATCCCGCTATGATGATTAACAAATATAAGTGGAGATGACAAGGACAATAAAAATTACATAGTGAGGTATGGATTTAGTACGACAaatactagaaataataaaaattacatccaaatcCGTAGAACACCTAGCGATGACAataagcactggagcgagccgaagagCAAAGTATGTTTGGACTACAGAAACTCGAGTTTAGTAATATTACACAGATCCAAACACACTTGATTAAGACGTGGATTCGTAGTGAGGTATGAATTGAGTCGTTATGGTGAACAACAAAGGATTGTGGATGGTGCTGAAGACCAAAGTATAGAGGTAAGTCACACAAACAGAAACCGTTGCCGTCATGCATGTTGTTGAGATTAACACTATATCTTATTATTTTCTGAAATGGGATATAACCCGGCCTTCGCATCTGTTGCACAGACACCTTTTATCGCAATGTTTAGTTGTATCAGGATTACACTAATCACAGACCACATGAGATTGAAAAATGAATCAACCAAGAAAAAAATGGCATCATCAAGCAACTAGGCATCCCGTAGTTGTCTAATATGCTGCCACCTAGCCCGGCTGAATATATCACGTAGACTAACAGTATATTTCCATCCACAAGAAGGTTTGTCATTCAGAAGATGATCACATATCAGTTTGGGACAAGCCACATGAACGAAACAATTAATTTGAGTCGGATGTTACTTATATTTGAAGAGATCTATGAGGATCGGAGTAAGTACAAAAATTATGTCTGTAGGTCATGAGCCTGACAGATACGACTATAAAACGAGAAAGTGGCTGATCAAACATATTAAGAGGTCCGTTAATTAACGAGAAAGGGGCTGGTCGGGCATATTTAGGAGTGTGTAGCCTACACCCGCTACATTACAGCGATCCTAGATCGATGACCCATGTTAGAAGGTTTAATTACACTCAAGCCTGACACAATGAAGGCTACTAAACAAACAAGTGGCTGGTCAGGCATATTTACAAGTTCGTACAAATTATGTTTAAACCCTACCTGCCCTGGGTGCACAGATCAAACATGACAGCagcttttcccgcaaaaaaaaagggtACATGACAGAAGCttgttcaatttttttttgaaagaagACAGAAGGTTTAAAAACAAAGATGCCTGACAGATGATGATGGTTGCCAACAAGCAATTGGCGGGTCAGGCACATCTAGGAATCTGAATCTAATATGGATCAAAGCCTGCAAGCCGCTGCATGCACAGATGACAGAAGCGAAAGTTTGATTAACCACAAACCTGACACAGTGCAACTTGTGAAATGAGCATGTCGCCTGTCCACCGGTGCTTGCATGCAGAGATGGATAAGGCCGGAAGTTTAATTTCGTACAAGTATACCCCAGAAGTGgtacctttttttttctttctcttcatGGTCGAACTCGTGGTACCTGCACGCGCCCGTGAGCCAAAACAATTCACGCGCCTCTCTCCACGCGTCTATGTATGGCGGTCGAGCTAGACTGACGTCATGTATGCTCGTATACCAAAGTCAAGGGGGCACGCAGCATACGCAAGCTTGTGTTTGTTCTGGTTGCATGCACGTACTTGtcatttcttcttttcttttcttctttttttgattGTTAAATGATTTGATTTGAGAGGACTTTGCATTGCTATAGATCCATGCCTACGTGATTTGAGGAGATGTTTGAATTAGCGGCGAGCCATGGAGGCGACTATGGCCTCCGTTTTGGCACCCAACCTCGCACGGACGAGGCGCCACATAAACCGTTCCTACGGCACAGCTAGGGTTGCACCATGCGGTGGTCACCGGTTCCGCGCGAGGCTGCGGTCGGTCACACGCCGAGAACCATCACCCCCTGATCCGAGCGCCATTTAGCAATGGATTACTGCCGGCTCGCTGAAGACCGTGGGACGGGCACACTCCTTCGGGGAGCGTCGAAGAGCAACGTGGACGACCATCTTCTCCTCAGGGCTACAAGGGATGAACTCCCAAGCCACCGATCCGGACATTTCAGAGTTGGATCCAATGGCCGCGTGACTCCGTTGTATTTTGCCGCCAAAATGTTTTGGATCTAGCCCAAATTTCATGTCGATTCAGATTTTGCTCCCCGATTAGGCCCAAACTCTAGAAATATTTTGGGATCGTACTCGATCATGAGTTCTAATG
This window encodes:
- the LOC119294394 gene encoding UDP-glycosyltransferase 73C3-like, with the protein product MASTAATERSVILPPHFVLVPLIGQGHTIPMSDLACLLAGRGARVSLVTTPVNAARLGGLADRARRAMLPLEIVELPFPPADDGLPTGSTASVDSFLRLFLDLYRLTGPLEAYVRALPRHPSCIISDACNPWTAGVARSVGVPRLFFHVPSVFYSLCDLNVATYGQGDHDVSYVVPGMPVRVEMTKETWSSSFYTTPEWKEFTKEAREAMRSADGAVMNTFLGIEQQFVASYEAALGKPVWALGPFCLGNRREEEAVHQSPVTAWLDKMDQNTVIYVNFGSLVRMPPKQLYEVGHGLEDSRKPFLWVVQESETALPEAQEWLQALEARTAGQGLILRCWAPQLAIMSHRAVGGFMTHCGWNSLLESIAHGVPVMTWPHFSDQFLNERLVVEVLGVGVPLMPSGKDTAVVRGHIARAVSELMGDGAVAEERRRKCKDYGERAHVAVAKGGSSHENLARLLQSFMPSGGKEM